Proteins encoded within one genomic window of Halomonas sp. YLGW01:
- a CDS encoding ribonuclease activity regulator RraA: MSVINNYPHDELSELTRGRLKRASTASLHTLLHKRGLKNTYIQNVGRMNSSQVKMVGQAYTLRYIPAREDLDVVAAFRDPEHPQRLAVESVPPGRVLVSDCRQDASAASAGSILLTRLQVRECAGFVSDAGVRDSEHAETMSMPVFCTKPSAPTNLTKHHAVDIQQPIGCGGVPVYPGDVLVGDGDGVIVVPLALADEVAEEAAGMEAFEAYVLEKVNAGAAVIGLYPPNEEAQEEYQAYLRRQEARG; the protein is encoded by the coding sequence ATGAGCGTAATCAACAACTATCCACACGATGAATTGTCCGAGCTTACCCGCGGACGCCTGAAGCGGGCCTCGACTGCATCACTGCATACCCTGCTTCACAAGCGCGGCCTGAAGAACACCTATATCCAGAATGTCGGTCGCATGAACAGCAGCCAGGTCAAGATGGTGGGGCAGGCGTACACCCTTCGCTATATCCCGGCCCGAGAAGATCTGGACGTGGTCGCGGCCTTTCGCGACCCCGAACACCCTCAGCGTCTCGCGGTGGAGAGCGTGCCGCCGGGCCGCGTCCTGGTCTCGGACTGCCGACAGGATGCCAGCGCCGCCAGTGCGGGCAGCATCTTGCTGACGCGGCTTCAAGTTCGCGAGTGCGCGGGCTTTGTCTCCGACGCGGGCGTGCGTGACTCCGAGCACGCCGAGACCATGTCGATGCCGGTGTTCTGCACCAAGCCCAGCGCACCGACCAACCTGACCAAGCATCATGCGGTGGATATCCAGCAGCCCATCGGATGCGGCGGCGTGCCAGTCTACCCGGGGGATGTCCTGGTGGGGGACGGCGATGGCGTCATCGTGGTGCCGCTGGCATTGGCGGATGAGGTGGCCGAGGAGGCGGCCGGCATGGAGGCCTTCGAGGCCTATGTGCTGGAAAAGGTCAACGCTGGTGCGGCGGTCATCGGTCTGTATCCGCCCAACGAGGAGGCCCAGGAAGAATACCAGGCCTACCTGCGTCGCCAGGAGGCTCGCGGCTGA
- a CDS encoding sugar kinase, which yields MPLPSRSPEILAFGEAMALFVADTAGQLETVEDFQRRIAGADNNVAIGLARLGFHVGWLSRVGDDAFGRYIRHTLEAEGLDCRHLTSDPDHPTGLMFKERAADGADPRVEYFRRGSAASQLAPDDAEGVDFSALRHLHATGIPPALSPSSRELSWHLLDRARDAGASISFDPNLRPSLWSSDTEMRDTLNAMASRADWVLPGLAEGRRLTGKDSPHDIADFYLERGATAVIIKLGPEGSYYRGHLGGQEASFTIPGIPVTTVVDTVGAGDGFAVGVVSALLDGRSPQEALQRGNLIGALAVQVVGDMEGLPTRKRLTQHEASLSSPA from the coding sequence ATGCCACTGCCCAGTCGTTCCCCCGAGATCCTCGCCTTCGGCGAGGCCATGGCCCTGTTCGTGGCCGACACTGCCGGCCAGCTGGAAACGGTCGAGGACTTCCAGCGGCGCATCGCCGGCGCCGATAACAACGTGGCCATCGGCCTGGCTCGTCTGGGGTTTCACGTCGGCTGGCTGAGCCGCGTCGGCGATGATGCCTTCGGGCGCTATATCCGGCATACCCTGGAAGCCGAAGGACTGGACTGTCGCCACCTGACAAGCGACCCTGACCACCCGACCGGCCTGATGTTCAAGGAGCGCGCCGCGGACGGGGCCGACCCTCGCGTGGAGTACTTCCGCCGTGGCAGTGCCGCCAGCCAGCTTGCCCCGGATGATGCCGAGGGGGTGGACTTCAGTGCCTTGCGCCACCTGCATGCCACCGGGATTCCCCCGGCGCTGTCCCCCAGCAGTCGCGAACTGTCCTGGCACCTCCTCGACCGAGCCCGCGACGCCGGCGCCAGCATCTCGTTCGATCCCAATCTGCGCCCGTCGCTGTGGTCGAGCGACACCGAGATGCGCGACACCCTCAACGCGATGGCCAGCCGAGCCGACTGGGTGCTGCCGGGCCTCGCGGAGGGTCGGCGCCTGACCGGAAAGGACAGCCCCCATGATATCGCCGACTTCTATCTCGAGCGCGGTGCCACCGCGGTGATCATCAAGTTGGGGCCCGAGGGAAGCTACTACCGAGGGCATCTCGGCGGCCAGGAGGCGAGCTTCACCATCCCCGGCATCCCCGTGACGACCGTGGTAGACACGGTCGGTGCGGGAGATGGCTTCGCGGTAGGCGTGGTCAGCGCCCTGCTCGACGGACGTTCTCCCCAGGAGGCGCTGCAGCGCGGCAACCTGATTGGCGCCCTGGCGGTCCAGGTCGTTGGCGATATGGAGGGTCTCCCCACACGCAAGCGTCTCACCCAACACGAAGCCAGCCTTTCCTCGCCGGCATGA
- a CDS encoding D-glycerate dehydrogenase, which yields MTQRILAYGRLNDDQLAKLRRDFHVDYFAHLDSPDEPAFRAALREAHGLVGASLKITPALLDEAPQLRAIASISVGYDNYPVDELTRRGILLCNTPDVLTETTADTGFLLILAAARRAVELAEFIRQGDWRSSIGEAHFGSDVHGKTLGMIGFGRIGAAVARRGALGFGMRVLYSNASPKPALENELGATRCELDELLSQADVICVTVPLTPATEKLIGRREFGLMKPSAVFVNIARGKVVNETAMIQALKSRQIQAAGLDVFEQEPLPSESPLPFMTNVVALPHIGSATHETRTAMAQRALDNIRLALEGERPIDLVNDEAWSPA from the coding sequence ATGACTCAGCGCATCCTGGCCTATGGCCGCCTCAACGACGACCAGCTCGCAAAGCTGCGTCGCGACTTCCATGTCGACTACTTCGCGCATCTCGACTCGCCCGACGAGCCGGCCTTTCGCGCCGCCCTGCGCGAGGCCCATGGCCTAGTCGGCGCCAGCCTGAAGATCACCCCGGCGCTGCTCGACGAGGCCCCTCAGCTGAGAGCCATCGCCAGCATCTCGGTGGGCTACGACAACTATCCGGTCGACGAACTGACCCGGCGCGGCATTCTGCTGTGCAATACCCCGGACGTTCTCACCGAGACCACCGCCGATACGGGCTTCCTGCTGATCCTGGCCGCGGCCAGACGCGCGGTGGAGCTCGCCGAGTTCATCAGGCAAGGCGACTGGCGCTCGAGCATCGGCGAGGCGCATTTCGGCAGCGACGTTCACGGCAAGACGCTGGGGATGATCGGTTTCGGCCGCATCGGGGCTGCTGTCGCTCGCCGTGGCGCCCTGGGTTTCGGTATGCGAGTCCTGTACTCCAACGCCTCGCCCAAGCCCGCCCTCGAGAACGAGCTGGGCGCGACGCGCTGCGAACTCGATGAACTGCTCAGCCAGGCCGACGTCATCTGTGTCACGGTTCCACTCACCCCTGCGACCGAGAAGCTGATCGGCCGCCGCGAGTTCGGTCTGATGAAGCCGTCGGCGGTTTTCGTCAATATCGCCCGCGGCAAGGTGGTCAACGAGACCGCCATGATCCAGGCGCTAAAGAGCCGCCAGATCCAGGCGGCCGGCCTCGATGTCTTCGAGCAGGAACCGCTGCCGTCGGAATCTCCGTTGCCTTTCATGACCAACGTGGTCGCCCTCCCCCATATCGGCTCGGCGACTCATGAGACGCGCACGGCCATGGCTCAGCGGGCCCTGGACAATATTCGCCTGGCCCTCGAGGGTGAGCGTCCCATCGACCTGGTCAATGACGAAGCCTGGAGCCCCGCATGA
- a CDS encoding SDR family oxidoreductase, which yields MTDPLSARRDRLTNFELHGRIAMITGCNKGLGQGLAVALAGAAVFLCSDAASYVNGHALAVDGGRLAR from the coding sequence ATGACCGACCCGCTGTCCGCTCGTCGAGACCGACTGACGAACTTTGAACTGCACGGCCGAATCGCCATGATCACCGGCTGCAACAAGGGCCTGGGCCAGGGGTTGGCCGTGGCGCTGGCCGGTGCCGCGGTATTCCTGTGCTCGGACGCCGCCAGCTACGTTAATGGTCACGCCCTGGCGGTCGATGGTGGAAGGCTGGCTCGCTAG